TTTGTGGTGTGAACTGTGAATAGAGAAAATTATTTTTTGCAAGTGTGCTTTCTTAAAGAAAAAACCTTGCCCACAGGAGGTAGCTTGCCCTATCACTTGAGTCGCTCCTAGCAAGCCACAAATGTTGCTAGGCTGGCTCACAAAGagctctttattgtttttttatttattttaatttattagtgCTAGGTGGCATGAATGCCTTCAGGGGTATGGTTTTATTGCTAAAATTGTGTGTCACCGGGGtaatcacagtgcttaatttgtaaaagaatgagtcccGGTGCCCAAAAAGGGGATCCTGACATGGAAAAGCTGACTAAAacccagtgcaggggccaccctgcccagcatcctctggatgcacactgtctgctgtgcagaaggtgcgcattccgagggtaccAGAGGCCCCCTTTATGCAACAGCACTGGTCTCAGCTCCATGAGTAGTCAAGGCCAATACCGCTGCAAGGTTTCTGCTGGGCAGTCCGGCATAAACCTttgatttcagaggtttctgccagtcagtctaGTGGAAACCTCGGGGGGGGAGACTACCAGTTCCGCTCTTCTCTGCGTGTTTGGCTGTCAGCTTGGCCaaccgccaaatttgtaatgaccccctaaatatctgtTTGACCAATGGTCTGAGGGTAAAGTCTATGCCATCTATTTGTGTGTGTATTATTAGTTCTCGTGATTCTTTTAGTTAATCATACTGTGTGCCTTGATGCTGCAATGCCAGACACAATTTTTTGTAGGTTGTACTAAGTGCCTTTACTCTCCATCCCCTTAAAGTTATTCTAGTAGGAAAAACACCACAatgatgctgggccactggaagctATTTTGATTAAGCTTAAGGGTAATTTAGAGAAGGGAAGTGGGGAAGAAATTACAAACGTGTTATAAAACAGGGTTAGGCAAAGTGTAGGGATTGATAGTTTGTGTTTTCTGAATTAAAGGTTCTGGTTGAGAGAACCTGATTGTTGTTATTCTACATTTTCTGAATGAAAGTCTCTATTTGAGAGAACCTCATCAAGTAGATGATGGGTAGAATGGATGAAGAatggaggatgaggacctctgaaGATTGAAGGAGGGCGTAGGAGACTTTTGACAGGATGGTGAATGTAACTTTGTATTTCAGCTTGACTTTAAGGGCATTGGGATTTGAATGCCTGGTTCTGATGGCAGAATTACTGATACACCCTCAGGAGTAGATCAAAGGAGGCACCAACATAACACCTAAAGGGATCACTTCTCACGCAAATGTATCCGTGTGTCTAACCTGGGTTTGCGACACAAATAGAACAGAAAGAGCTTCAACAAAACAAATTGTTGTAATAGAAGTAAGTATAGTACAATATGTGTTTGGTAATTCCCCTGGCACTGCTTGACTTCCTAAGTCAACTAACTGATCCAGAGAGCATTGCAGTTGATAATCTGTATTCCTGCCAGCAACTTTTAATAAGTGATGACCAATCCCTCTTGTGAATGAGTCACAGGAAACCCCCAACAATGGGCTTTGCTGGCTCAGAAATGGATCAGTCAAAATGGGGTGCAGTTAAAGAAGGAAACAAAGTATGAAAGATCAAGAAGCAAGGGAGGGCTCCTTATGGAGGAAAGGGAATAAAACAGGAACAAGAACAATGTTGAAAAAGGTGTAAATATCTAAGCAGTCAAGGGCTGGAAGGCAGAAGCATGTCTTGGCAACAGAGAAATCAAGCAATGTGTATCCCTTACCAAGAAAGTTGTTTAAACATTATCCTTTTTACTGTATCTTTTAATGGGTACTTTTCTGATAGCTAACTAGTTGCAGGTAAGCTGGCAAGGGGCTGTATGAGAGAAGTGTGGTCCCTCAAGAGTGATCTTGACAACATAAACAGACATTTCTTGCCATGGGCTTCAAGCCCCCTAACAGAAGTCAGCTTATCCAGGGGGGGCCCTACTCCATGGAATGTCACCTCCATAATGGGCAATGTCTCAATTTCCTGCCGCTGTCGGTTCCCAATGCCAATGTACATACATTCCCTGTGTATGAGTTGAGGAAGAGTGATAATGTGCAAGTGATGGCGTTCAGTCATAACAGTAGGGCAGAACGAAGATCATGGAAAAGTTTATCCGAATGGAAGAACTGGCAGTAAGTTCAACTTCCAAGTTCATCTTACCCTGGTggtgtttttttcctgcaaactGCTTAATTGCTAAATTAACCTTCATTTCCAAGACACATGGCTACATATACATATTGTTACACGATTGTCACTATAAATGTAAGACAACTTAATGAGTGTTCTAAGAGAGCAGCAGGACTGCAATCTGCTCGCTAAAGGTAACATGAGCATTCCAGAAAATGACCCTATTAAGTAGTTTCTGATTTAGGGAACAATAAAAATTGGTTTCAGTTGTGCtatctgggtgggtgtgtgagaggtggcGGAGCACTACCAAAGAGCTCTAAACTATAAAAGCAGAGCTTATGTGCAACAAGCTCTCAGCTCCTTGCATTGGCCGAATTGCAATTTGCACTGTACTGGCGGGGTGGTAACTCAACAACAGTAAACATTGGTACCTTGATGTAACACCCTGTCACCCACTGTGCAATTTCAAGGTAATCCTCATGGAATGTGAACAACTGGGATGACTCGGCTTGTTCTGTTCAGAATTCTGTATGGTACTTCCTTTTCTGTGGGTATTGATGCTCATTTTaccacctggtctgagcaggcgttaaacgagAGCAGGAGCGTGATGGGCAGTGGAGGAAGGGGGTCGGAGAGGCTGGAAATAGGAAGGAAATTACATTTTTTGGCAGAGCCATGAAGGGTGTTGTGTGGTGACAAGGGAACTAGTTGGAGCTTCATTGCAGCCCATTCTCATGACACTCCTTTAGCCAGTAAAAATCTGGTTCATTGTTCCCACACACAGAAAATATTGGATTTCCACTACGCTTAACTTGTAATCGGGGCCCCAGTGTCGGTGTATTTTGACGCTCTTTGGTTTATGTACTTCCACTCCCCATATCCCCAAAATGGTCATTGCTTATTAACTAAAGGGAGACATAATCTTTCTTCAAAAAACAATAATTGGTCTAAAAGAAGCTATATAATAATGAGGTGGCTGGAGAGAGAAAATTAACTGCTgacccaataaataaaaaaatgaggtAATTACCCTAAATGCAAAAAGTCAAATATAGTAGTGATTGGTAATGAATTTGATCACTGAGCAGGTGGATCATCTCAAGACTCTTACATTATGATAGGGAGGTCTAACTATCAATGTTTACATGCAATCCCTCAGGCGTGCATGGCTCCCGCTTACCATTCTTTGTGCATCTCGAGCCCCCAGTGCAGTGCCTTCTGTACCAGCTCTATCACCCCCAACTCCAAGGCCATGACGGACAAGAAGCCAAAGACTGTAAACAATGACCACATCCACTTGAAAGTGGTGGGCCAGGATAGCTCTGGGGTGCACGTTAAGATCAAAAGGCAAATGCCCCTTAATAAATTAATGAAAGTCTACTGTGAACAGAATTTGCCCATGAGGCACATCAGGTTGTGTTTTGACGGGCAGCCCATCAATGAAATAGCCACATCTGTACAATTGGAAATGGAGGATGAAAATACAATTGACGTATTCCAGCACCAGACGGGGAGGAGAAGGGGgattgttggggggtgggggtgtgctgACTTTATACCCTGTCTCAACAACTCATATGATCCATGCAGGATacagggatccttgtgcactttactatggcTGCAGTATAGTTTCTCCCATTCTTTCCATGTCTCTGTTGTATATAAATTGCCTGGCATCTGGTgcacagactttattttatttttatttaaacaaaatggcTAATTGTATAATTTTCACCAGCGTCATGTACAGAGCGACGGGCCCATAAATCAAGCCCCGAGGAACAGTTCCCGTTCCTCTGCCAGTGGTGTGTGTATTCcagtaaattattttattttcactctttAATCCCTTGAGTGCTAAGCAGGGTCTTGTCGTCAGCACCACTAGGGGTGGGTGCTCTGAGGGCGAGACCACCTTGTTCTAAACTCTTAAGTGGTTACATAgtaacaatgcttaatttgtgcttgttgttcccggtgctgagcaccagcatttatttttgagggccggcgcttattcttgtgCCTCGAGTATTTACTacaagcaaaagagacatatgggaaaggcggaggaagggaaaaacgaaagagCGCCACGAAGGGAGAAAgtggaaagctgaaagagtgagctgaatggggcagggagtggctttatatggattaaagtgGCCGGAGATTGCTTCAGGGTTACGCAGGCTCAGTactccatgttcccacatttaattgcagcagccgcgtgtttaagaggagggctttgggcaccgaaacatttttatttacaaattaagcactgcatagtgaagaatcccaggacaattaAGCCCACATACTCTGTTCGATTTGAGATTCTTTAagccttttcttgtttttttatcatTGTTAAAACTAGGACGATTTTATAACCTTTTTGTACGTAGTTGTTACATGTCGACCAAATCTGTCTGAGTCGGGTTGAATTGCTGGAAATCAATATTCTAATTGGTTTTCCCCTTTCAAGTCCAGTGTTGTGttgtttaaataaacattttgtttaaaaaaaaattaaaaaaacaatatttacgcTCCTATTGCAGATGACCCATCATTTGGgtcaaatttgaataaaaaagtgAGCTAGGTCTCACTGATCACACTTCATGCCGACTTCAATGTATTGTTTGATTGAACTCTAGACAGACTATGAAGATGGAAGGACCAACGACTCAGATCACATAAGGTTATGTGAAACTAATGTGAAAAATCTGATTTGAGGGCCACTTCGAGATTAAAAACATTCTGATCCGGAGGAGTACACGCTCTTCTCCTTTCCACGCAAAACACATTCAATAACTGATTACCTGTTGATCTGTGAAAACTACctagacactgcaaaaaacacacaGATTGAGCTGAAACAAGCCTTGGATCACAGAGGCACAACTTTAAATTGAGATTAAATCGAGGTAAACCAGAGTGCACTGGTGGCCTGTAATGTGGCCACTCACTCACATCCATCTATTCACAAGTGCAAGCACACACACCACTATTCACAAGCAACTACACATGCATTtgggtgcacacacacactcacagcaccCATTCGTAAATAAGCATACATGCGTACTTGTGTGTACGcagccaaactttaaaaaaaaaaaggttgttacCAGGCTGCAGCGGTGATTGAAGGTCCAGCACGAGGGGTAGAAGAAGAAACGGTAAGGAGCTGGCAGCTTCAGGCAGGGAAACAAGAAGGTCCCACCATCTATTCTTGTTGGTGGACCTTGTCATGGTTAGCCAATCAGAGGTGTCCttccctcatcacagagtgggatggggggtTCAGTGAGAGTTGCTAACCCCACCCTACTGTGTAATGGGGCATCACTGATTGACAGtaagccctgggcacttcagtgcttaaaactgaagcacccacgtTCACGTCTATCAGTACATGAACCGTCATCATGAAGGTGAGGCACTCATGGGGTTTGCCCGACTCGGGGGGTCATTCCCTGTGGGCAGTGTAATATTCAGCCCATCAAtgtttggctcaggctgccaggtaCCTGCGCATTTAGCTTATGTACAGGACCCGATTGCTTGACCAGAACATGATGAGTGTGTGTCAGGATGATCTTTGTTCAGGCTGACAGACACTCCTCGTGCCTTGCAAAAGGGTGGTGAGGCTGCTGCCAGAGTGCAAATGCTAGAGAATTAATGTAGAAATCTTAAAGGATGAAAATGACATTGCCACAATCAAAACTGTGATTGTAAACAATGTATCTGAAAATTCCACCTCTAACCTATCTCCCCAGCTATTAGGGGGTGGATTTAAAGCTACCATCAACAGTGTGCTGAATGCTACCTTAGACAGTCTAGAAAAGGAAATAACACAAATGTTAAATATGTCATAGACAATCCAAACGTAATGAGCATTCAGAATCATTAAATTAGAAAACATATGAATACAGCAAACGTCTAAGCTCTAAAGAGGGGGTCTGGATCACTAAACAAAAATTTCCAAAGATTTCTGAAGCAACAACGTAGGAAAAATGCTAGCTTCTTACTTAAAACCCAAAGAGACTGAATCTGATATTTCCGTAATCAGAGACGAATCAGGTACAATATATAAAAACATGCAACTAGAAGCTGAACTTTTCAAAACCTTTTTTACTAAACGATACAccaataacacaaaaataaatgtaGAAGACTGCGATGAGCATCTTGCTAACCTCATTCTTCCCTTGCTCAGGGAGTTGTATAGGAACATATTTGACATCCCAGTCAGCACTGAAGAAGTCCTTAAAGTcgtcaaaaacatgtcaaaaaagcCCAGGTGGAGTAATTGCCCAATTTTAACTTTCTGGGTCAAAAATGGTGACCCAGAGCTGTGATTGTTTCATTATTTTGAACAAATAGGCAAGATTAGAGTCTCAACAGCAGAAATATTAATTGGTATAAGGTAAAGATCTCACATATACCAAAGACTACATAACTATTTCCCTCATACATTTAGACTGCAAAATCTGCTCCAAATTATTAGTGAACAGATTAAAGAAGTAAAAGGTCTTGCCTAATTTCATAACAACTAATACAGGCTGGATtaatacaaaatgcattttcatCTTTAGGACCTTTTGGGCACATACTCTAGAAAACGAATCATTCAGACTCGCCAATTGTATTGATTAGTTCTGATGTGGAAAAAGGCTTCAACAATGTTGATTGGCCATTTCTGAGAGCTGTGTCTGACAAACCTACCACAGGTAATCATTTCATAAAGATGGTTATCGCGTTATAGACTAACCCATCAGTTAAAATCTGAACTGGAAGAATTACATCTTCAGCCTTCTCTCATAAAGAAGGCAGAAGACAAGGCTGTCCCCTGTTGGCAGCACTTTTCTTACTAGCTATAGATCCCCGTCTGTTATCTATTTGGAAGGATCCAGGCATTTGTGCAGAATCATTTGGTAACCTAACAGTAAATTTTAGAATTGCCTCATAGAAAAAGTGAAGCACAATGAGGAAATAATGTTAAAGATATCATATCTGTTTGAAGGCTGTTTTTTCCTAAATTCTTATCATGATGAAGGGAAGCTGAAACTAAAAAGGATGGTCAACTATCAGGGGTCATATTACAGAAAGTGACCCAGGGGAGCAACAGCATGTGTGCCTGTTTCTGCACTCCCCAAGGCACTATTGTTTTCCAAAAAGGGCTACagaagcttgtccaaccaattttgTAACACCAATAGAGTTGGCGCACATGTAGCACAGCCGCTATTGTGAGAGGACGTTCCCTCCTTTGCGTTTGGGGCATGGCTCCATACAAACGAGGTACTCACTTTTGCCTCTTCACCCTCGCCGTATTATAGATGCGTGCACAGATGCAAACAGACCCTTA
This portion of the Pleurodeles waltl isolate 20211129_DDA chromosome 12, aPleWal1.hap1.20221129, whole genome shotgun sequence genome encodes:
- the LOC138267150 gene encoding small ubiquitin-related modifier 2-A-like; the protein is MTDKKPKTVNNDHIHLKVVGQDSSGVHVKIKRQMPLNKLMKVYCEQKLEMEDENTIDVFQHQTGRRRGITDYEDGRTNDSDHIRLCETNVKNLI